The DNA sequence AAGAAAGCCAAAGGTGGCTGAAAACCATGGTCACATTAAGTAGGTGAAGAGATTATACTAAACATGATCTATGCCAGGAGACAGCAATGGCAAGCATTCAGCTGTGCTAAACTTACTGAAGCATTCTCTGCAAAATGTAGTGTCAAAAGCCTGTGTAGCCCTGGTATTTAGGAGGTGGAGACTGAAAGatgaagaattcaaggtcatcctcagctacacagggagaTGAGGGCAACACCCCCTTGGAAAAGACTTCAGAACAGAAGTGGATCACAGCTACGCTCTCCCTCTTTCTATGGAGGGAGGGGAATCTTAGCCAGGGGTCTAATAGCAATCCGAGACAGCTTCTGGTCAAGACTTGCCCAATCcctgggggtcggggggaggagGCTATCACTGTTAAACAGGTGTGTAGCCATATCATGGAAGCAGCAGGATTAGCTGACTGCCACTACCATGCAAACACTTTCTTGGCCTTTTAAAGAGTATGAAATTCAAGAAAAGTGAACTAAATATGACATGAAATCTCACCCTTTACATAGAAGATTCCACTGAGTGGCACAGTCTGATGGCTGGCCATTCTGTACTGTAAGCCTCCAACACAGCCACCCAGATGATAAGGCTCGGCCTCTAAATTACAGTTTTGCATAGGTGTGTGGTTAGTGGAACCCAGCCAGCTGCTGCTTACCCACTGAGAGGCACCTGCCAGGTGCATCCTGCATGGGAATTGGTGCCAGGCACACTCATGTTGTTACTCCCCTGGGGACATGCTCtctgaaggagagaagggaacgaaagaggaagggagggagggaggagtgccCAAGGTAAGCACAGATGGAGCGTGTTGCTCTTAGCAGGGTGACTGCACATTTCTCATGTTCAGCAGGGACACAGCAAATCTATACCCCACAGGGTCTTGGAGTGCAGTGGGGCATCATCCTATTAGGGAGATACTTCTAGCAGCAACTGTACTAAGGTATATGTCATGACTAGAATTTGTGATTCTTGGTGCTGAGGACAGAATCCAGGGCCTCTTGTATGCCACAACTCAGCCCCCTTCCTTAGcccctccatctctgtcttcagCTCATATGCAGGAAGGATACATGGCCATGTATGGTAAGGCTTGCTTCACGTTCCCATTGAAATGAAAGACGAAGAGCAGGAGGACAATGTCTGAAAGAAGAGGCTCTGTGAGATGGGCAGGGCAGCAGATGGGAAGACTGGGGACTAGAGGGCCATTTACCTTGTGCTATGAGAATGGGATATTCCAGGTAGGTGAGCAGTGGGTTCCCATAGTAATGTTGATAACGAAGGAAGACCAGGAACCTGCAGACAGGAGATGTATATATTCACAGCCCACCCTGTGCCCAACCCCCCAGATCTCAGACACTGGCACATTTACCCAACACTAGCCTATGTGGTCTTCATCATATGTGTGATTGACCTGAGGATAGACCTTCAGGAATATTGCCAGAGACCCATATGTTGTATCCAGTAGTCCTTGAGGGTCAGCCAAACACCTTCAGGGTTACCTACACTGCCTTCCACATCATATCAATCATGTGGGGAAACTAAGGTCCAGAAGACAAGGCCATGTGAGGACCCAAGGGTAAGTCTCACCACAAGATGTCCTAGTCCTGGTTATGCTTTTAGGGTGACCCCTGTGCCCTGGGGATGGTGCATAAGTACTTCTCTGTTTTTAAGGTTTCTCTAAAGCAATCGTCAACCAGGCATGGAGTCTCTGGTGTCATTAAAGTAGGCTGTGGCCAAGAGCCAATTCCCTCAAATCATGATTTTAGAGTTTGAGCTCTCAGATTGAAATCTAAAGAGGGCCTATGCCCCCAAGGCATAGGGTCCTGAAGTATGCAAACTGGTTTGACAGTGGTGTTCTTTAGCGTGGTCCTGATGCCTCAGAGACCATCTGGCTAGTgagggggcaggcaggcaggcaaggaaggCTCAGAAGGGAGACAGAATTGTAGTGACCACCatgcaggaggagggggagggagcagtCAGAAAGTAAACCCACAGGATCCCTCCAGATTGCCCCTCCTATTCCTATTGTTCCTACCTCTGGATTAAAACAACTTTCACCTAAAGCTGCTTGAGGATTAAAGAAGGAATGTGTGTAGGGACTCCAGGACCTTCAGAAAGTTCTCACGAACTAGGAACCACTGTAGTAAACTGCTGGCGGAAGTAGGGATAAATAACTATTAGATTTCAGTAGTGGAGCATACTCATGCCTTCTGGCCACAGAGCTGGTCTTAACTCTGCCAAACTCGCCCACTGCCtcgaagggagaaagggaggccTTTGGGAGCTCCAGAAAGGGCCTACTATCTACACCACGATCGACCGCAAGACCCTTCCGGATCCCAGGGAACAGTCCATGGACAGAGCTGTTTTCTACTAGGGTCAGCTGTTGGATTCGAGACCATCTCTGGTTGAGTTTATGAGTTTAAAGCCAGGCGGCAAAGAGGTAGCTACAGGCAGAGTAGGAGATGTTGGGTTGGCACTCTTTAGGCATCCCTGAGCTTTCTATTCAGTCCTTCACCCTGAAGCCTCAGCTTCAGATGCCCATGAAGAACTTAGCAAACCAGAGGTCAAATGGCTCTCCTGACATAACACCCCGCATCCTCTGCCCCAGCCAGGCTCACTTCTGCATCCTTCATTCTGTCTTTTGCCTTACCTCTCACCCTGACAGTCTCTCCCTTCTCTGAAATGCACATACTCTTGTACTATGCAGCCAACGGACCAGAGACCCTCCAGAGCCCCGCCTACCATCAAGCATCCCTGGAAAGGTACACCTTGAAGCCCCTTACTTGTAACTACATAGCCAAGGCTACTGAGAACTTGGCTCCTGCAGCAGTCACAGCCCATCCCTACGTGTTGGACCCCAGCCCAGTTTTAAAATGGCGAGGCGACCCAagttccccctcttcctctccacatGAAATCATCAAATCTTGTAACTTAAATAGCCTAGCACCTGGTTTACTGGCTGGAGACTCAAGGCAAGAAAGAATGTGGGTGGTGCCGGGTGAGGTTAGGGATGGTAAGAGACTGAAGGTGCAAATGGTTTTGCCCGCGGCCAGAGGTTGtcgtagtggtggtggtggtggtgtgtgtgtgtgagagagaaacttCGCTGAATCTATAAAATGGGCATGCACAGGCAAACCCTGGGATTTGGGAAAAAGCAGGGGAGGTGGGTGGGAGCGCCCGGGTAAGCACCTCCTAGCCCCGAGCCCCATGAGTTAACCCTTAGTTCCCTGGACTCCCAGTTCCTCGCAGGCCTCCCGGGACCTTACCCCACCAGCTCCAAAAGTAAACTAGGGAGGCTGATGCCCCGCGCGCTGCGCGCCGCCAGCTGCGCGTAGATCTGCGGCAGCTTGAGTGCGGCGCACACGCCCAGCGTGCTCCAGTTGCAGAACCATAGCAGCCCGGCCTCCATTCTGCAGTCTCGGGCGTTCTGGGCCAAGGGGCTTCGGGATCTTATAGGTGAGATTCCGAGGCGCAAAGTCCAAAGTGTCCTTCCGCCTTCCCGCCGGCCGGGCCCCGCCCTGACCACGCCCCGAGCTGCTGCGCCGTAAGTGCGCCCCGCCCCGAGTCTGCTCCGCTCAAGATGCTCCCTACCCCTAGCATGTTCCGCCCCAAGTCTGCTCAGCTCTGAGCGTATCCTTCCCGAGTCGGCTCCAATCCGAGAGCACACCGCCCAGAGTCGGCTTGGGTCAGAATGCTCCCTGCCCGGtggctgctctgctctgtgtgcGCGCACTGCCCGGGGTCTGCTCGGCTCCGGGTCCTCCCGGCCCCCAGGGCGGCGGTTTTGCCCTGCCTTGTCAGGCACTGCCAACTGCTGATTCACTTTCCGGGTTCCACCCAAGGGTGCCTCCCCTAGCAGAGTGGAAACGCCCGAACAGACTAGTCTCCTGATGTGGGGATTGGGTGGGCCCAGCGCCTACCCCCGAGGACATCCTGTTGAGATTTTCCACTCTCGacaagttatcttttttttttttttctttagaaattaaaacttttaaagccCTTGGTCCAAACTC is a window from the Mastomys coucha isolate ucsf_1 unplaced genomic scaffold, UCSF_Mcou_1 pScaffold6, whole genome shotgun sequence genome containing:
- the Slc66a3 gene encoding solute carrier family 66 member 3 isoform X2; translation: MEAGLLWFCNWSTLGVCAALKLPQIYAQLAARSARGISLPSLLLELVGFLVFLRYQHYYGNPLLTYLEYPILIAQDIVLLLFVFHFNGNVKQALPYMAIFVSSWFILSLQKWIIDLAMNLCTVISAASKFAQLQYLWKAQDSGAVSALTWGLSAYTSATRIITTLMTTNDLTAFRST